In Herpetosiphon gulosus, the DNA window CCACAACCTCTAGCCGAATTGGCGGATTATGTTTGGGCATGACCAAGCCAGTAATTGTATTCCCAGTGACAACCAAGCTTTTACCATCGCTCAATATAATCCGCAGCTGCTTAATCGCTTCGGGATGTTGAATATAGCCATAGCCAATGTAGGTTGGTTGTCCACCATCATTGCTGAGATAGAAACCATACGGCTTCTGAGGGCCAAGAATATCAAGCGACTGGCTACGAATTGAGAATTCACCTAAAGTTTCAACCCCAGTCAAGAGACCAATCGCTTTGCCTCTTGCTGAATCAAGCTAATACACAAACATCATTCCATCGTTAAGCCCTGCCACTGGATACATTTGAATATTCTGAATCTGCTCATTCTGAAATGGACTAAGAATGATTGACTCAATCTTCCGTGGATCAATGCCAGTAATTGGCGAAGGAGTAAGCGGCTGGATCGTTTGTTGCTGGCTACACCCGATCAGGAGTAACAACAGCACTATACCTGCGATTAACCGTTGCATAACCTACTTTCTTTGATCATCCCTCGGGCTTCGATCAATACCTATGCCACGAGGGATGATCAAATTTAAGTTCAAATTGTGCGCCACGAAAATAAAGTTTGAGGTGGCTAGTATTTCAACTCGATCACAGTAATTCCGGTTGCATCGGCTACCGCAAACCGCCGATTAATTGGATCGAAAGCCATCGGCGGGGGAACCGCTTCAAGATGATGCATAATGCTGCTGATTTGTTTGCCTGTTGTCAATTCGGGCCAGCGCTGAATAACCTTGCCAGTGGTACAATCGAACAGTTTGGGGTGGTCGTAAAACCCAAGCACATACTGCTGATCGAGCGGCATAATCAGGCCAACTTTTTCCTCGGCCTTGACGATTGAATCAATGTGATTGGTTGTGAGATTATATCGGGCAAGGCATTGCTTTCCAAGGTTATAAAAGGGCGAATCCTCGATCTGGCCTTCCCAATCCAGTAGTTCACCTGTGACCAGCAGCAATGTTTGGTCATCAATAAAGCTGGCAGTATTAATTTCGACATCGCTGGCCAAATCAACATTGCGGTAATCTAATATCTGTGGATCAGCTAAGGCTTGATCAAGCTGATACAGGCCCAAGCTATCGATTGGATGCCAAACCCAACCCGCACTCAAGAACCATGTTTGCTTAGGACTGATGGTCAAACGCGAGTGAAAGAAATCGCTCGGTTCGCGTTGCACCGCATTGGTTAAGCATTCGCCAGTCGCTAAATCTTCAATTTCAAGCATATGCCGATAGCGCGGACAATGACCCAACAACTCTCGCCCATCGGGATGTTGCAAAAAAGCAACAGGGTATTCATAGGCATCAGCATAGTAGAAGCTACGGTTAATTTCGCGTACAATTTTGCCGTGATGCAGCAACACACCCTTAGTTCCTAGGCGCTCGTAAATCACGACCCATGCGCCTGATGCTGATTGTAACGCCGCATCAAAACGATAGGCATAGCCCACCGAAGATTGTTTGCATGTGCCATCAAGCTGATAACGATGACCACCAGCCGCCCAATCGATCAAGGCGTGTTCATGCCAAACCAACGAACGCACGCGTTGAGCAGGAATACGATACTCCTGATAATCCATAAGATACTCCCTTCAATCCAATTTCGTAGGCCAATCCCAAAAAAGCCCTGCTGCTCAGTCGAGTAGCAGGGCTGAATTTTACTCTTCGGCAGGCAAGGGTGCTGGCACATAACGGCCTTCGACCTTCTCGGCTAGCACAAAATAAGGGCCAGTGCGCATCCAGCCAAACAACCACAAATCTAATTCCATCAGCAACGTGATGGTATAGAGTGCCCAGTAAATTGGCGAGCTTTTGGTTAGGTGGCGACGCATCGCGCGGCGAGCGACAATTTCGCGCTGTGCCCCAGCCGAGGCATTCACAGCCTCGTCGGTTAGCACGGTTGCGCTGGCAGCCTTGGCGGTTCTGCGCTTGGCAATCAGCGATTCACCAAGTTTCATCAGCACATGCTCAACAAACGAGGTAAACACGCTATTCCAAAATACGACTTTGACCGGTTTCAAGCCTGCTTCAACCAAAGCCGCCTCAACATCGTCCCAGGTTTTGAGATCTTTGATGTGGTCGGATTTACGTCGCGCTTCACGCTCGAAATCGTAGACCCCTTGCTTGACAAAGAATTTGCCCAAGCGCTTGGAGATATTGATAATCGGCTGAATTGGCGACATTTCGCGGGTATTGGAGAAAATCGCCACCCGCCCGCCAACTTTCAAGACCCGCGCCGTTTCCACCAAATAATCGTGGATGACATCGCGTGGGAAGTGTTCGAGCACATCGACCGAGAGCGATTTATCGAACGCCCCATCGACAAACGGCAAACGTCGCGAATCAGCTTGCGCTAATTCCATCTCGGCTAAAGCTTGGTCGGCGAAAAGCACCGCTGGATCGCTGCCAACCAACAGCCCAACTGCATCGGCATTCCACAAGCCAAAACGCCCGTTACCACAGGCATTATCAAACACAATATCGGTTGGCTTAAGCTCGAGCATGCGCCGAATTTGGCGATGGCGCACGCCTGCTGCCAACAAAGGGGGAGCCATCTCACGATAATCCAGCTCCTCGCCCATGCTTTCTTCTTCGGAGACATATTTTGAAATATAATCAAATTCGGTTTGTCGCGGCATTAAATCAATATAGCCCTTGTGAATGGGATATTGATTGCGGCAGCCAGCACATAACACATACTCAGCATACACCGCCAAATCCCGTGAGTTACACGTTGGGCATTGCAACAACCGATACAGTTCACGTCCAACCATTGATTAACTAACCTTTCTGTTGTCGTAGCAGATCTATCGCCGCGAGCTTAAAAAACCAATTGCTTGGTGATTTTAGACTCGCAGCAAGCCGCGAAATCCGCGTGCGGCATAGTACGATTCGGCTCCATTGTGATAAACAAACACCCGGTTGTAGCGGCAATCGCCAAAAATTGCCCCACCAAGGGAGCGAATTTCGGGTGGGGTTTGCAGCCAACTTGATGTTTTGGTATCGAATGTGCCGAGCGTTTGCAAAACTCGGTAATCGGCCTCGCTAAGCAATTCAATGCCCATTGCCGCTGCTATATCGAGGGCATTACCGGTTGGTTTATGCTCTTTACGAGCTTCCCAACTTGCCCGATCGTAGCACAGGCTGCGCCGACCTTTGGGGCTTTCAGCAGAACAATCGAAAAATAGATAGTGATTGGTTTGCAAATCATAGCCAACCACATCTGGCTCGCCACCAGTGCGCTCCATTTCGTTGAGCGACCAAAGTTTGACTGGCTGGGCTATGAGTTTGGCCTGAATATCTGCCCACACCAACCCAGCATGGCGCTGCATGTTTTGCTCAAACCGCACCAATAAGCTGGTCAACAGGTCATCGGATTGTTCAGGCGCTAAGACTTCTAATGGATTATTCATAGCGATCGCACCTCTGCTTAACTGCTTGGTGTGAATGAATCGGCATCAAATTAACTTGGCTAAATTTGCATCTAGCTAGCGTGCTAGTATAGCAGAAATTCGGCGTTTGCTAGCGATTTAGGCCAGAATAACCTGATTGTGCTATCATGCTGACTGAGCGTTTGTTCTCAAATTGTGAGTTTAACCTATGCCTGTTTTAATTCAATTAACCACTGCCGACCACGGCGGGCGGGTAGCCACTGGCAAATGTGGCACTGCCGAATGTGGCGTGAGTTGCAATTGTGGTTGCCCATATACCGCGATGGAAAGTCGTGGGCGCACCGAGGCAATCGAAATCATCGAAGCCCAATATCCCAATCAATGGCTCGGGTTAGTCATCCCACCTGAAGAAGATGAGTTTACACCTGAACGAGCGATGTTGGTAGCCCATTCGTACGATGATAACGAAGTGTGGGATGCAATGAGCCGTGTGACCCATAACCAAGTGGTCCATGTCTATTTTAATGGCCAATACAATGATGATTATGTCGACTGGGCTGATAGCGAACCCGCTAGTTATGGCAGTCGCTTGACCCAAGCATCACCTTTCGGCGGCGAGATGATTAGCTTGATGCCACTATGACAATCCAACAAACCCAACGTTTATTAAATGTGCAAATTCTGGGGATGCTCGATTACAACACTGCTTGGGAATTGCAACGCCAACTCGTGAGCCAACGCAGCGCCGAAACGATCCCCGATACCTTGGTGTTGCTGGAGCACCCTGCCACCTATACAATTGGGCGCTCGGGTGGCTACGACCATCTCTTGGTCAGTCCCGAAACCCTGCAACAACGTGGTGCAGCCTTGATCGAAGTTGATCGCGGTGGTGATATTACCTATCATGGCCCAGGCCAGTTGGTGGGCTACCCAATTTTGCAAATTCGCGATCATGGCCGCGATTTACACCACTATTTGCGGATGTTGGAAGAAGTAATTATCGAATTGTTGGCTGAATATGGCCTGAATGCGAGGCGCTTCCCTGGCTATACTGGCGTGTGGGTTGGCGATCGCAAAATTGCCGCAATTGGCGTGCGCTCGAACACCCGTGGCGTTACGTCGCATGGCTTTGCCTTGAATGTAACCACCAATTTGGATGATTTTGCCGCCATTGTGCCATGTGGCATTCACGATTATGGCGTAACCTCGTTGGCCGAATTATTGCCAGTTGTGCCAGCCTTCAGCGAGGTGCAACAACGGATTATTCAGATTTTCCTGCGCGTGTTTGATCTGCATTTGATCGAGCCTGTTTAGCCGAGGAACCGCAACCATGCCAACCATCCTCTCTGTATGGGCGCACCCCGATGATGAAGCATTTGGACCTGTTGGGGTGCTAGCCCAAGCCCATGCTGCTGGCTATCGCACGGTCGTTATTACCGCAACCCATGGCGAATTGGGCCAAATTAGTCCAGAGATAGAGCTTGATCCTACCCAATTAGGCTCGGTGCGCTTAGAAGAACTCCATCAGGCCTGCCAAGCAATTGGAGTTGATCGCAGCATCGTCTGGGATTATCCTGATGGTAGTTTGGCCTTGGCGAATGCCACCGAATTGCGCGATAAGATTGTGGAAGTGTTGAACGCTGAGCAACCAGCAATCGTGCTGACCTTTGGGCCTGATGGAATTTATGGTCATCCTGACCATATTGCGATTAGCATGGCCACAACTCAAGCCTTTGCCCAATATTTGGCTTTGCATCCAACAATTGATCAGCCGCGCTTGTATTATCAAAGTGTTGCGCCCAATAGCCCGCGCTCGGTCAACGCAGCCAGCAGCGACAAGTACCCCGACCCATTGCCAGCCACCACGATTATTAATGTAAGCGAATATGCTGATACCAAACGGGCGGCCTTAGAAGCCCATGCGACGCAACGCCACGATTGGCAACAATTCCTCGACCAAGCCGATTGGTTTCATACGGTCTATCTCCATCGCGTGTATCCTTCGTTCGGATTGAACGATCAGCCAGAAACGACACTTTTTGCATGAACACCAAACTTGAAACTAAAGCCCAAACAACGGCTGGCCGCAGTATCGCGCTAGCCGCTTTGTTATTAATGGTTGGCAATTTCGCCAGCCGCATCCTTGGCCTTGTCCGCGATAAAGTCATTAACCACAATTTTGGAGTTGGAGCCGAAACCAGTCTCTACTCGTTACTCAGTGCTGTGCCAACCCAACTCTACGATTTTTTAGTTGGTGGATTGGTCAGCGCCGCGCTGGTTCCAGTCCTGACAGATTACATCGATCAACACGATGACGGCGATCTTTGGCAGATTATCAACACCATTTTAACCATGCTGGGGTTGGTACTGGGCTTGCTTGGTGGCTTGGTCTGGATCTTTGCCGAGCCGATTAATCAGGTACTAGCCGCCAAAATCGTGGCCAGCCCAACCATGCTTAGCCTTGGGGTGTCGATGCTGCACTCGATGGTGATTGCGGTGGTGTTTATGTGCTTGTCGGGCGTACTAACAGGCTTATTACAAGCTCAACGCCGCTTTTCATTGCCAGCGTTCACTTCAACCGTCTTTAATTCGGCCTTGATTGTGCTGATTTGGTTTTGGCCGCAGGATGCGCGGGTGTTGGGTTGGGCCATGGTTGCTGGAGCTTTGGCCCAAGTAACCCTACAACTGCCAGCCCTACGGGGGGCACG includes these proteins:
- a CDS encoding methyltransferase domain-containing protein, with protein sequence MVGRELYRLLQCPTCNSRDLAVYAEYVLCAGCRNQYPIHKGYIDLMPRQTEFDYISKYVSEEESMGEELDYREMAPPLLAAGVRHRQIRRMLELKPTDIVFDNACGNGRFGLWNADAVGLLVGSDPAVLFADQALAEMELAQADSRRLPFVDGAFDKSLSVDVLEHFPRDVIHDYLVETARVLKVGGRVAIFSNTREMSPIQPIINISKRLGKFFVKQGVYDFEREARRKSDHIKDLKTWDDVEAALVEAGLKPVKVVFWNSVFTSFVEHVLMKLGESLIAKRRTAKAASATVLTDEAVNASAGAQREIVARRAMRRHLTKSSPIYWALYTITLLMELDLWLFGWMRTGPYFVLAEKVEGRYVPAPLPAEE
- a CDS encoding DUF4256 domain-containing protein — its product is MNNPLEVLAPEQSDDLLTSLLVRFEQNMQRHAGLVWADIQAKLIAQPVKLWSLNEMERTGGEPDVVGYDLQTNHYLFFDCSAESPKGRRSLCYDRASWEARKEHKPTGNALDIAAAMGIELLSEADYRVLQTLGTFDTKTSSWLQTPPEIRSLGGAIFGDCRYNRVFVYHNGAESYYAARGFRGLLRV
- the lipB gene encoding lipoyl(octanoyl) transferase LipB is translated as MTIQQTQRLLNVQILGMLDYNTAWELQRQLVSQRSAETIPDTLVLLEHPATYTIGRSGGYDHLLVSPETLQQRGAALIEVDRGGDITYHGPGQLVGYPILQIRDHGRDLHHYLRMLEEVIIELLAEYGLNARRFPGYTGVWVGDRKIAAIGVRSNTRGVTSHGFALNVTTNLDDFAAIVPCGIHDYGVTSLAELLPVVPAFSEVQQRIIQIFLRVFDLHLIEPV
- a CDS encoding PIG-L family deacetylase, encoding MPTILSVWAHPDDEAFGPVGVLAQAHAAGYRTVVITATHGELGQISPEIELDPTQLGSVRLEELHQACQAIGVDRSIVWDYPDGSLALANATELRDKIVEVLNAEQPAIVLTFGPDGIYGHPDHIAISMATTQAFAQYLALHPTIDQPRLYYQSVAPNSPRSVNAASSDKYPDPLPATTIINVSEYADTKRAALEAHATQRHDWQQFLDQADWFHTVYLHRVYPSFGLNDQPETTLFA